One bacterium genomic window carries:
- a CDS encoding uroporphyrinogen decarboxylase family protein, whose protein sequence is MTSLERYNAILRGDSVDFLPRLPILMQYAAEHIGSNYGAFASDHRVLVESNLACARDFGMDQLSVISDPYRETHGFGGAVHYVADGVPRCPHPPLEASKDLDSLPQPDPLAEGGRMLDRVEAVRLFKARDRGEHSILGWIEGPAAEAADLRTVMNFLIDLMDDEPFCEALMDRCVEAGIRFAKAQVDSGADTVGIGDAIASQVSPDQYERLIQPREKQLVEAVHSFGARVRLHICGNISGLLPGISALGVDILDVDHMVDMRRARQAVGNGVTLCGNIDPAAGVAAGDPQSIRETVLRAYETVGNPFMVGAGCEIPSGTPTANLRALCGPVPWQG, encoded by the coding sequence ATGACCTCCCTCGAACGCTACAACGCCATCCTGCGCGGCGACTCTGTCGATTTCCTGCCCCGCCTGCCGATCCTGATGCAGTACGCGGCCGAGCATATCGGCTCCAACTACGGCGCGTTCGCCAGCGACCACCGGGTGCTGGTGGAGTCCAATCTCGCCTGCGCGCGGGATTTCGGGATGGACCAGCTCAGCGTGATCTCCGACCCCTACCGCGAGACCCACGGTTTCGGCGGGGCGGTGCATTACGTGGCGGATGGTGTCCCGCGCTGCCCGCATCCGCCGCTGGAGGCCTCGAAAGACCTGGACAGCCTTCCGCAGCCCGACCCTCTGGCCGAAGGCGGCCGCATGCTGGACCGGGTGGAGGCGGTGCGCCTGTTCAAGGCGCGCGACCGGGGCGAGCATTCGATCCTGGGCTGGATCGAGGGACCGGCAGCCGAGGCCGCCGACCTGCGCACGGTGATGAATTTCCTGATAGACCTGATGGACGATGAGCCGTTCTGCGAAGCCCTGATGGACCGCTGCGTGGAGGCGGGGATACGGTTCGCCAAGGCGCAGGTGGACTCCGGGGCGGACACGGTGGGCATCGGGGACGCCATCGCGAGCCAGGTCTCGCCCGATCAATACGAACGCCTGATACAGCCGCGCGAGAAACAGCTTGTGGAGGCAGTGCACTCGTTCGGGGCGCGGGTGCGGTTGCATATCTGCGGCAACATCAGCGGCCTGTTGCCCGGCATCTCCGCTCTGGGGGTGGACATCCTGGACGTGGACCACATGGTGGACATGCGCCGGGCGCGTCAGGCCGTGGGAAACGGCGTAACCCTCTGCGGCAACATCGACCCGGCCGCGGGCGTGGCCGCAGGTGACCCCCAGTCGATCCGCGAGACAGTGCTGCGCGCTTACGAAACCGTGGGTAACCCGTTCATGGTGGGCGCGGGCTGCGAGATACCCTCCGGCACGCCGACTGCCAACCTGCGCGCCCTTTGTGGGCCTGTGCCCTGGCAGGGGTGA
- a CDS encoding VOC family protein gives MAREYHHLGIPTKVKREGETFLEKFGMYVSGYDTSPYRIEWMRFEPGSPLPELVRTVPHIAFRVDDLSAELAGKKILIQPNSPLDGLRVAFIEDNGAPVEFIQYLDRSPDK, from the coding sequence ATGGCACGAGAATACCACCACCTGGGCATACCGACCAAGGTGAAACGGGAAGGCGAAACCTTCCTTGAGAAATTCGGGATGTATGTTTCGGGCTACGACACCAGCCCGTACCGTATCGAATGGATGCGGTTCGAGCCGGGCAGCCCGCTGCCGGAGCTGGTCCGGACCGTGCCCCACATCGCTTTTCGGGTCGATGACCTGAGCGCGGAGCTGGCCGGAAAGAAAATCCTGATCCAGCCCAACAGCCCCTTGGATGGCCTCCGGGTGGCTTTTATCGAGGACAACGGCGCACCGGTAGAATTCATCCAGTATCTGGACCGCAGCCCCGACAAGTGA